The sequence ACCCGGCAACAGCCGGGGCAGGATGCTCAAATTGCAGAAGGAGGGCGAGCGGATTTTCAAACGCCAGGGCGCGCCACCGCCCCGGCTGTGAATGTAAAAGCCCAGCTCGCCCTTGGGGTTCTCGTGCCCGAAGTACACCTCGCCGGGCGGGCAGTTGATCCCCTGTGTGACCAGCATGAACTGGTGGATCAGCTCCTCCATGGAGGTGAGCACCTTCGCCTTGGGCGGCAGGACGATCTTGCCGTCGTCCACACAAACCGGCTCGCCCGTGGCGTTGTCCGGTCCGCCCGGCATCCGTGCCAGGCACTGCCGGATGATCCGCGCGCTCTGGCGCATCTCCTCCATGCGAACCAGGTAACGGTCGTAACAATCCCCCTGCGATCCCACCGGCACGTCGAATTCCAGCTCGGCGTAGCACAGGTAGGGATGGGCCTTGCGCAGGTCATGGGCCACGCCGCTGCCCCGCAGATTGGGACCCGTCAACCCGTAGGCCACGGCCAGGTCGGGTGGGATCACCCCCAGACCCTGCGTCCGGTCCACCCAGATCCGGTTCCGCGTCAACAGCGTTTCCACCTCGTCCACCGCGCGCAACAGCTCGTCCACGAACCGTCCCACGGCGTCGCACCAACCGGGTGGTGTGTCGCGGGAAACGCCGCCAATGCGCGTGTAACTGGTGGTGAAACGCGCCCCGGTCAGGGCCTCGCAAAGATTGTAAATCTTCTCCCGTTCGGTGAAGGTGTGCAGGAACACCGTCACCGCGCCCACGTCCATGGCAAAGCTCCCCAACCCCAGCAGATGCGCCGAGATCCGGGCCAGCTCGGCGCAGATCACGCGGATGTACTGGCAGCGCGGCGGCAACCGGTCGTGGATCCCCAGCAATTTCTCCACCGCCAGGGCGTAGGCCACGTTGTTGGCGAGCGGCGCCAGGTAATCCAGCCGGTCGGTGTAGGGGATGAACTGCGTCCAGGTCATGTTCTCGGCGATTTTTTCATCGCCGCGATGCAGATAACCGATGTCGGGCGTGGCCCGCGTGATCACCTCGCCATCCAGCTCCAACACCAGCCGCAGCACCCCGTGGGTGGAGGGATGGGACGGTCCCATGTTGACCACCATCCGGTCCCCCGTGACCTCCTCCCACGTTTCGTCCACCGGCGGCGGTGTCGCGTGGGCCTGTCCGGCCCGCTCCGCCCGTGCCGCGGTGTCACCGAACTCGAATGTGTGTGCCGTGCTCATGCCAGGTTTCCCTGCCGGGTCCGGATTGCAGTCCCCCTGCGAGGACCGCCCCGGCTCAGCTTTCGGTGGGCCCCGGTTTGGCCCGCGGTTCCCGTTGGATGGCGTCCGGTGCTCCGGGGGCGGTGACAAACGGCCCTCCCTCCAGCGGCGCCACCTCGGTGAACGCCACACCCGGAACCTCGCTCGGCAAACCGCCCAACGGAAAATCCTTTCGCAGCGGATGATACGGGTAGCCCTCCCACATCAGGATCCGGCGCAGGTCCGGATGCCCGCGAAACCGGATGCCCATCATGTCGTAGATCTCCCGCTCGTGCCAGTCGGCTGCCGGCCACACACCGGTGACGGTGGGCAGCTCGGACCGCTCCTCCGGTACCCGGGTCCGGAGCCGCAACATCTGCCGGTGCCGCAGATTGTACAGGTGATACACGATCAGCCAGCGCGGCGGCCGGTCAAAGTTGTCCACGCTGGTGATGTCCAGCAGGAAATCGAAGCCCAGTTCGTCCCGGGCCACCCGACAGACCTCGGCCACCTGCTCGGGATCGGCCAGGTCCAGGCTCACCTCGTCCCGAAACTCTTCCGGTTCACCCAACCAACCGGGGAAACGCCCGCGCAACTGTTGGGCCAGCTCAAGGGCGGTCACCGTTTCGACCTTCATGGCTGCAACTCCATCTGCCGCGCCGGCGGGCGCACCGGCAGGGCCGGCCCGGGCTGTTTCAACGTCCGCAGAACCGGTTCCCGGCGGACTTTCCCCTGCAACTTGATCAGTGCGTCCAACAGCGCTTCCGGCCGCGGCGGACAGCCGGCCACGTACACGTCCACCGGCAGGATCCGGTCCACCCCCTGCAGCACGGCATAGGAACGGTACATCCCGCCCGTGGAGGCGCACGCGCCCATGGCAATCACCCATTTGGGCTCGGCCATCTGCTCGTACAACCGCCGCACCACCAGGGCCATCTTGTAGGTCACCGTGCCCGACACGATCATCACGTCCGACTGCCGCGGGCTGAACCGCATCACCTCCGCCCCGAATCGCGCGATGTCGAACCGACTGGCCCCGGCTGCCATCAGCTCAATCGCACAGCACGCCAGCCCCATCGGCATCGGCCAGAGCGAATATTGCCGGAACCAGTTCAGGGCGGCTTCCAGGCGCGTGATCACCACGTCGCCCTCCACCTTGGAGTTGTAACCGATTTCAGCCGTGGTTTGCATCGGACGATCAACCGCTCCCCAAAATCAAGATCGTTCAACCCTAGTGGAGCTAATCCCGCTCCGCAAGTGAATCCCCGGAATCGCCCCGCCACGGAGGAGCGGAAGATCCACGGTGTCCCACCGCTTGTCAGGCCGCGCCGGTGGTCTATGATGGCGCGGTGATGTCGAGAATTGTTGGGCCGTTGTTGTTTGCGCTGGTGTTTGCGCTGACGCGCATCCCCGGGCTGTTGCCGCCCAATTTCAGCGCCGCCTACGCCTTTGCGTTTTGTGCCGGCGTGTTCTTCCGGGGTGCCATGGCCTGGGCGCTGCCCATGGGCACCCTGGCCCTGACGGACGCGTTTCTCACCGCCTACTACGCGTTCAAACTGGGGTACGATGTGGTCTCGGGCCCGGCCCTGCTGGCACTGGGCTTCAACTACGTTGCCTACGCGACGCTGATCGGTCTGGGTCAATGCTTCAAGCCGCACGCCTCCCTGCTCAAGCTGATTGGCGGGGGGTTGATCGGCGCGGTGCTTTTCTACCTCATCACCAACACGGCCAGCTGGTGGTTCAACCCGTTTGGTCACCCGGAATACACCCGGACCTTGCAGGGTTGGTTGCGCGCGTTGACCCTGGGGGCCAGCGGTTGGCCGCCAACATGGGAATTTTTCCGCAATACACTGCTCAGCAGCGGCCTGTTCACCGCCCTGTTCAGTGTCGCCGCGCGGCTGACCGCCCCGGCTGAATCGCCCGCGGAAAAGGAACCCGTCCCGGCAGCGGAGGAGCCGGCGGAAACGCCGGAACCGGAAGCCGGGACGCGATCGGCCTGACCGGGGTCCGTCCTGCCCATGCGCATCGGCGTCATCTCGGACACCCACGGGTACCTCGACCCGCGAGTTCCCGAGCTTTTTGACGGTGTGGATCAGATCTGGCACGCGGGGGATGTCGGCCCCGCCTCCATCCTGGTCGCCCTGGAACAAATCGCGCCCGTGACGGCCGTGCTCGGGAACAACGATGTGGACCTGCCCCTGCGCGAATTCGAACTGGTGCGGGTCGGGGGCCGGCGTTTTTTACTGAGGCACATCGTGGATCCCGCCCGGCCCGGACAGGCCCTTCTCGAAATGATCGCCCGGGGCGAGCTGGACGGCGTGGTTTTCGGTCACACGCATCGGCCCTACTGGAACCGTCATCACGGCGTGCTGTTTCTCAATCCGGGCTATGCCGGCCGGCCCCGGGCCGGCCTTGAGCGAACCGTCGCCCTGCTGCACCTGGGCGAGGGCGATTGTCTGGTGGAACACCTGCGGCTGGACCCGCCGGCATGAATCCGTCCTGTGGCTTGCATGATGGCGCCGCTCGGGCAACGGACCGGACCCTCTAGAGCCGGCCTTCGCACCACGCCCGGTACCAATCGTCGACCCGACCGGTCTGTCCGTCGCCGCGGTGGACGAGGACACCCACCCGCGTGCTCAACGAGGCACCCTGCGGCAACGTAAACGGTCGCCCGTTCCGGGCAGCCTCCCGCCGGGGTCCGAACGTCCCATAATCCCGCGTCAACCAGGTGTGGGGATGCGGGTTTGAGGGATGACTGAACAACGCCAGGCCCTCGGCATCCGGCACACCGGTCCGCGAAAAGTCCACCCACCGGGCCGGACGGTCATGGGTTCCGGCCTGACCGATGCCGCCTTCGGAGTTCACCAACCGGCCCTGCCCGTTGGTGTTGAACCGGTCGTTCATGCGCACGTAGGGCCACGCGTAATGCACCGCGTCACTGCGAAACGTCACCGGCCCAAACGCCGCCGTCACCGTGAAGGTCACGTCGAGAAAGTATTGCCCGTCCTCCAGCGCCACCACGCGCATGTCCCGGGTTTCTTCCAAAACCGGGGTTTGCCCGTGGTCCATCTCCCAGATCAACCGCCACCGGAGTCGGCCCGCCCCGGAGCCCGGCTGCACCAGGAGAAAACCGTCATGACGGATCCGATCGCGGAAGGGCGGGTGCGGGTCTTTCGGCCCGCCGGCGCCACTGTACCAGGCATTGTAAAACGACGCTTCCCGATGCCCGGCCCGCTGGACCGTGTCCGCAAACCAGAACGAGCGATGATGCGGATACGGCTCGGCCTTTTGCACGGTCATCGGTTGTCCCGAGGGACTGAAGATCGGATACAAATGCGGCAAATCCCAATCCTCGCTGTAGACGCAGGTGAAGGCCGGCCGGCCGCCAATCCGTAGCTCGAGCCGGCCCCGTGCGTCGTCCCGAGCGAACTCCACCCTTGACCGC is a genomic window of Limisphaera ngatamarikiensis containing:
- the nuoD gene encoding NADH dehydrogenase (quinone) subunit D, giving the protein MSTAHTFEFGDTAARAERAGQAHATPPPVDETWEEVTGDRMVVNMGPSHPSTHGVLRLVLELDGEVITRATPDIGYLHRGDEKIAENMTWTQFIPYTDRLDYLAPLANNVAYALAVEKLLGIHDRLPPRCQYIRVICAELARISAHLLGLGSFAMDVGAVTVFLHTFTEREKIYNLCEALTGARFTTSYTRIGGVSRDTPPGWCDAVGRFVDELLRAVDEVETLLTRNRIWVDRTQGLGVIPPDLAVAYGLTGPNLRGSGVAHDLRKAHPYLCYAELEFDVPVGSQGDCYDRYLVRMEEMRQSARIIRQCLARMPGGPDNATGEPVCVDDGKIVLPPKAKVLTSMEELIHQFMLVTQGINCPPGEVYFGHENPKGELGFYIHSRGGGAPWRLKIRSPSFCNLSILPRLLPGHLVGDVPAILGSLDFVMGECDR
- a CDS encoding NADH-quinone oxidoreductase subunit C, with amino-acid sequence MKVETVTALELAQQLRGRFPGWLGEPEEFRDEVSLDLADPEQVAEVCRVARDELGFDFLLDITSVDNFDRPPRWLIVYHLYNLRHRQMLRLRTRVPEERSELPTVTGVWPAADWHEREIYDMMGIRFRGHPDLRRILMWEGYPYHPLRKDFPLGGLPSEVPGVAFTEVAPLEGGPFVTAPGAPDAIQREPRAKPGPTES
- the nuoB gene encoding NADH-quinone oxidoreductase subunit NuoB gives rise to the protein MQTTAEIGYNSKVEGDVVITRLEAALNWFRQYSLWPMPMGLACCAIELMAAGASRFDIARFGAEVMRFSPRQSDVMIVSGTVTYKMALVVRRLYEQMAEPKWVIAMGACASTGGMYRSYAVLQGVDRILPVDVYVAGCPPRPEALLDALIKLQGKVRREPVLRTLKQPGPALPVRPPARQMELQP
- a CDS encoding DUF6580 family putative transport protein, with product MSRIVGPLLFALVFALTRIPGLLPPNFSAAYAFAFCAGVFFRGAMAWALPMGTLALTDAFLTAYYAFKLGYDVVSGPALLALGFNYVAYATLIGLGQCFKPHASLLKLIGGGLIGAVLFYLITNTASWWFNPFGHPEYTRTLQGWLRALTLGASGWPPTWEFFRNTLLSSGLFTALFSVAARLTAPAESPAEKEPVPAAEEPAETPEPEAGTRSA
- a CDS encoding metallophosphoesterase family protein; translation: MRIGVISDTHGYLDPRVPELFDGVDQIWHAGDVGPASILVALEQIAPVTAVLGNNDVDLPLREFELVRVGGRRFLLRHIVDPARPGQALLEMIARGELDGVVFGHTHRPYWNRHHGVLFLNPGYAGRPRAGLERTVALLHLGEGDCLVEHLRLDPPA
- a CDS encoding DUF6807 family protein encodes the protein MATSRKGLSHDGKAMQSGMPSGAAGPGRPVPWILGLGLAGAVLFTACQQTVSHPPARSRVEFARDDARGRLELRIGGRPAFTCVYSEDWDLPHLYPIFSPSGQPMTVQKAEPYPHHRSFWFADTVQRAGHREASFYNAWYSGAGGPKDPHPPFRDRIRHDGFLLVQPGSGAGRLRWRLIWEMDHGQTPVLEETRDMRVVALEDGQYFLDVTFTVTAAFGPVTFRSDAVHYAWPYVRMNDRFNTNGQGRLVNSEGGIGQAGTHDRPARWVDFSRTGVPDAEGLALFSHPSNPHPHTWLTRDYGTFGPRREAARNGRPFTLPQGASLSTRVGVLVHRGDGQTGRVDDWYRAWCEGRL